One Clostridia bacterium genomic window, TTTAACTGCTCTACAATAGAAGCAGCATCTATACCCGAACGCAACGCAATAGATACTAATCTACTGGTAGCCTCAGACTGTGAAGGGCATCCCCCAGCACGTCCGGTATTAGTAAATACTTCACATATGCCATGCTCATCATAATTAACGGTGATATACAAATTTCCACAACCGATTTTAACCTTTTCAGTAAATCCAGTAGTAATATCCGGCCTATGACGGGGAGCTATATTTATTTGTTCTTTGATTGCCTGTTTTCCATTGGATGCAGATTCATCTTTCCCTTTTACCTTGCCTATGTTCAGCACCTGCATATCTCTGCTTCCGTCACGGTATAAAGTAACTCCCTTGCAATACATCCTATGTGCAAGTATGAATACATCCTTTACATCATTAGTAGTAGCATCATGACATAGATTCACTGTTTTTGAGACAGCATTATCTGTATACTTCTGAAAGGCAGCCTGCATTTTAACATGTGCCTCTGGAGAGATATCGTGTGCTGTAACAAAGACATTTTGCACTGATACAGGTATTTCGGAAAAGCCTTTGATTGTTCCGTTTTTTGCAATTCTCCTCATCAATTCATCTGAATAAAAACCATCTATAACGGCAATTTGCTTGAATAACGGGTTTACTTCCAGCAATTCTTCATTATCCATTACGTTCCTTATGTACGATATGGCAAACAAAGGTTCTATACCGCTTGATACACCTGCTATTATGCTTAAAGTACCTGTTGGTGCAATAGTTGTTGTTGTAGCATTTCTGACTCTTATCCCAAGTTCTTTGTAAATACTCTTTTCAAAATACGGAAACACACCTTTTTTTTCTGCAAGGTTAATTGACGCTTTTCTTGCTTCTTCCTGAATATGATGCATAACTTTTTCTGCCAGGTTCAGTGCTTTTTGTGAATTATACGCAATACCCAGCTTGCAAAGCATATCTGCCCATCCCATAACCCCCAGACCTATTTTCCTTGTTCCTCTGGTCATCTTATCTATCTCAGGAAGAGGATATTTATTTACATCTATAACATTATCTAGAAAATGCACTGCCTTCCATACTGTTTTTGTTAATCTTTCATAGTCTACATCGTGTTTATTTTCTGAATGTCTTATCATCAGACTTAAATTAATTGATCCCAGATTACACGCTTCATAAGGAAGCAATGGCTGTTCCCCACATGGGTTGGTACTTTCTATCTCACCTAAATCAGGTGTTACATTATCCTTATTAAGCCTGTCGAGAAATATAATACCAGGTTCGCCATTTTTCCAGGCCATATTTACTACAACTTCAAATACATCTCTTGCGTTAAGCTTTCCAACAACTTTTTTGTAGTGTGGGTCAATAAGTTCATAATCCCGTCCTTCTTCTACAGCTCTCATAAATTCTTCGGTAATACCAATACTTATATTGAAATTTGTTATATCCGAATTATCTGCTTTTGAGGTTATGAAATCCATTATATCAGGATGATCAATCCTTAATATTCCCATATTGGCGCCTCTTCTAGTACCACCCTGTTTTACAGCTTCTGTTGCTGCATTAAATACCTTCATAAAACTAACAGGCCCACTAGCCACACCACCTGTAGAATTAACAGCTGCTCCTTTTGGCCTCAACCTTGAGAAACTGAAGCCTGTACCTCCTCCGCTTTTATGTATGAGAGCTGCATTTTTTATAGTTTCAAATATGCCTTCCATTGAATCTTCTATAGGCAATACAAAACAAGCACTAAGCTGACCCAATGGTCTCCCTGCATTCATTAACGTAGGTGAGTTAGGTAGAAATTCAAGATTAGACATTATTTCAAAAAAATCATCTTCAATTATCCTAAGCTCATCAGCTGAAACGTATTCTGCATCAGCAGCTGCCACAGCCTTTGCTACCCTTCTGAACATGCCTTCCGGGTTCTCAAGCAGCAAGCCATGTTCATCTTTTACCAGATATCTTTTTTCAAGCACTTTAACAGCATTCTCTGACAAATTCATAGAACAGCCTCCATAAAATATTTTCATAGGTAATCTGAACATCTATCCTATCGAAAAATACAACCAAAAAACTTTTTATTTAGTTTATTCTCTTTAGTACAGTATCTAATTTTAGACGTAATATTTAATATACAAATACTGATCAACAATATAATAATATTTATAATAGCAGTAGAATATCACTACATTTTGTGTACCACCTTTATCCTAATACTGTATATTGTATCATTTTAAAAAAACAAGTCAATAAGAACCAAGAGACTTTTCATAGTAATTAAGACCTATTGAATAGTAGAAAATATGCAAATTAATCTAAACACAAACAAAGAGCATATCCATGGATATACTCTTTGTTTGTGTTTATTCTTTTAAAAATGCGGATTCCGAATAGGTATTATTGGCATCCCAGAAAATCCATTCCTCATATCCCGCATCGTATACTGCCTTAATCTGCTGTCGCACCTGTTCAGGACCATATTTCATATAATATCCTTTTCCAAGCCACGTAGCGGTAAAATCCTGAAGGTATGGTCTAACCTTCGCTTTATATCCTTCAACCTTAGCTATCCTATCATTAGCTTTCTTTAAGGTATTGTATACTACACCATATGGCTCAAAGTCAGGCTTCATATACTGAATTCCATTTACCTTCTGACCTACAGCATAGTGAGATGGGTAAGCCATAGGGGAAATATAGTCAATATCTTTTCCCACATATTCCAGATACTGTCCTATTCCTTCTGTATCAGCAGGGCTTTCACATATTATGCCGAATACATCAGCAGATAATATTACACCAGGAAGTTCTTTTTTTGCATATGCAAGAAACTCATTTATTATTTCATGCTTCTGCTTATCCGTTTTTCCAAAATACATTGCTTTTTTATCACCGTCATTTGCAAATCGGATATAGTCAAATTGAATCTCATCAAAACCTTTCTTAACACCTTCTCTTGCTATTTCGATAATATACGGCCACGAATCACGGTTATAGGGGTTTAGCCAGGTAAGCTTCTTTCTATCTTTCCACAATCCCCCGTTAGCATGCTTTATTGCCAAATCTGGTCTTTTTGATGAAAG contains:
- a CDS encoding vitamin B12-dependent ribonucleotide reductase, coding for MNLSENAVKVLEKRYLVKDEHGLLLENPEGMFRRVAKAVAAADAEYVSADELRIIEDDFFEIMSNLEFLPNSPTLMNAGRPLGQLSACFVLPIEDSMEGIFETIKNAALIHKSGGGTGFSFSRLRPKGAAVNSTGGVASGPVSFMKVFNAATEAVKQGGTRRGANMGILRIDHPDIMDFITSKADNSDITNFNISIGITEEFMRAVEEGRDYELIDPHYKKVVGKLNARDVFEVVVNMAWKNGEPGIIFLDRLNKDNVTPDLGEIESTNPCGEQPLLPYEACNLGSINLSLMIRHSENKHDVDYERLTKTVWKAVHFLDNVIDVNKYPLPEIDKMTRGTRKIGLGVMGWADMLCKLGIAYNSQKALNLAEKVMHHIQEEARKASINLAEKKGVFPYFEKSIYKELGIRVRNATTTTIAPTGTLSIIAGVSSGIEPLFAISYIRNVMDNEELLEVNPLFKQIAVIDGFYSDELMRRIAKNGTIKGFSEIPVSVQNVFVTAHDISPEAHVKMQAAFQKYTDNAVSKTVNLCHDATTNDVKDVFILAHRMYCKGVTLYRDGSRDMQVLNIGKVKGKDESASNGKQAIKEQINIAPRHRPDITTGFTEKVKIGCGNLYITVNYDEHGICEVFTNTGRAGGCPSQSEATSRLVSIALRSGIDAASIVEQLKGIRCPSTIRQKGLKVMSCPDAIGRLIEKVAKLQNGKDEELASELISADSEVIPRPTANCESNCSICSMREACANPLEENESLEITIMSYCPECGKKLEHEGGCVICRNCGFSKCG
- a CDS encoding putative glycoside hydrolase; protein product: MKKNVLWVIIASAVIILIIGGSVAAYKGTRNNNKNQGTTQQQTTKNNTSKQEVTNSNTNTQNQGTKASEPSANPKAPIKAKALYLTGWTVGSMKNVEHFVELAKTTEINSYVVDIKDDDGLVGYESSIPAVREIKAWEKKYNVDKVIKAFHDNGIHVIGRVVCFKDPILSSKRPDLAIKHANGGLWKDRKKLTWLNPYNRDSWPYIIEIAREGVKKGFDEIQFDYIRFANDGDKKAMYFGKTDKQKHEIINEFLAYAKKELPGVILSADVFGIICESPADTEGIGQYLEYVGKDIDYISPMAYPSHYAVGQKVNGIQYMKPDFEPYGVVYNTLKKANDRIAKVEGYKAKVRPYLQDFTATWLGKGYYMKYGPEQVRQQIKAVYDAGYEEWIFWDANNTYSESAFLKE